One segment of Antennarius striatus isolate MH-2024 chromosome 5, ASM4005453v1, whole genome shotgun sequence DNA contains the following:
- the cdkn1a gene encoding cyclin-dependent kinase inhibitor 1 isoform X1 has product MCKMMSTHQAVLCSVGNGQARRSLFGPVDREQLQQDYQAALQKDLEEASHRWGFDFKSDRPLECSDFQWEGVSSTKVPLLYRSCMSDLGQRQSQQSQRGAEAAVTPKGGEGEVAPRREKENIPCSPQKCGFNMESLEKTPRRGERTGLKRKQTNITDFYQAKRRVVGMPRKSGE; this is encoded by the exons ATG tGCAAAATGATGTCGACTCACCAGGCGGTGTTGTGCTCAGTGGGGAACGGCCAGGCTCGAAGAAGCCTGTTTGGGCCTGTGGACCgggagcagctgcagcaggattACCAGGCTGCCCTGCAGAAAGATCTGGAGGAGGCTTCACACCGCTGGGGCTTCGACTTCAAGTCAGACAGGCCTCTGGAGTGCAGCGATTTCCAGTGGGAAGGCGTGTCAAGCACCAAGGTGCCACTGCTTTACAGATCCTGCATGTCTGACCTGGGGCAGAGGCAGAGCCAGCAGAGCCAGAGGGGGGCAGAAGCAGCTGTGACCCCCAAGGGAGGAGAAGGGGAGGTGGCACCAAGGAGGGAGAAGGAAAACATCCCATGCTCACCACAGAAATGTGGATTCAACATGGAGAGCCTGGAGAAGACTccaaggagaggagagaggacaggactgaagaggaaacagacaaacattacAG ATTTCTATCAGGCAAAAAGAAGAGTAGTTGGGATGCCGCGTAAATCTGGCGAGTGA
- the cdkn1a gene encoding cyclin-dependent kinase inhibitor 1 isoform X2, with translation MMSTHQAVLCSVGNGQARRSLFGPVDREQLQQDYQAALQKDLEEASHRWGFDFKSDRPLECSDFQWEGVSSTKVPLLYRSCMSDLGQRQSQQSQRGAEAAVTPKGGEGEVAPRREKENIPCSPQKCGFNMESLEKTPRRGERTGLKRKQTNITDFYQAKRRVVGMPRKSGE, from the exons ATGATGTCGACTCACCAGGCGGTGTTGTGCTCAGTGGGGAACGGCCAGGCTCGAAGAAGCCTGTTTGGGCCTGTGGACCgggagcagctgcagcaggattACCAGGCTGCCCTGCAGAAAGATCTGGAGGAGGCTTCACACCGCTGGGGCTTCGACTTCAAGTCAGACAGGCCTCTGGAGTGCAGCGATTTCCAGTGGGAAGGCGTGTCAAGCACCAAGGTGCCACTGCTTTACAGATCCTGCATGTCTGACCTGGGGCAGAGGCAGAGCCAGCAGAGCCAGAGGGGGGCAGAAGCAGCTGTGACCCCCAAGGGAGGAGAAGGGGAGGTGGCACCAAGGAGGGAGAAGGAAAACATCCCATGCTCACCACAGAAATGTGGATTCAACATGGAGAGCCTGGAGAAGACTccaaggagaggagagaggacaggactgaagaggaaacagacaaacattacAG ATTTCTATCAGGCAAAAAGAAGAGTAGTTGGGATGCCGCGTAAATCTGGCGAGTGA